Proteins encoded in a region of the Magallana gigas chromosome 8, xbMagGiga1.1, whole genome shotgun sequence genome:
- the LOC117689831 gene encoding uncharacterized protein isoform X2, with the protein MYLKVQVFHLLNMEDQLVENMEIDEDTCNYSSEEDNEVNELIREIFGDEESLEEEHEEEYEDGNEMWNETRENYEDEYSLLREKRFVVGEGALLSLIKRTTCEQCGEPIDPSTVVEVEKIPEGVNYKFLCCNGHPGKWISTPFYGGRSFISILLQLMVLLTGNTNTGSNWYSPSSSQPPMLPQDKVSGKPPKKAVDCGLLLHSG; encoded by the exons ATGTATCTAAAGGTACAG GTTTTTCATCTTTTGAACATGGAAGACCAACTTGTGGAGAATATGGAGATAgatgaagatacatgtaattatagcTCAGag GAGGATAATGAAGTCAATGAATTGATAAGAGAGATATTTGGTGATGAAGAATCATTGGAAGAGGAGCATGAGGAGGAGTATGAAGATGGAAATGAAATGTGGAATGAGACACG AGAAAACTATGAAGATGAATACTCTCTTCTGAGAGAGAAGAGATTTGTTGTTGGTGAGGGTGCTCTCTTGAGTCTCATCAAGAGGACAACATGTGAGCAGTGTGGGGAGCCCATAGACCCGTCAACAGTTGTCGAAGTAGAAAAGATACCAGAAGGAGTGAACTACAAATTCCTTTGCTGT aatGGCCATCCAGGAAAATGGATTTCCACACCATTTTATGGAGGCAGAAGCTTCATTAGTATTTTACTCCAACTCATGGTGCTTCTTACAG GCAACACAAACACAGGAAGTAACTGGTATTCGCCTTCCAGCTCCCAGCCGCCTATGTTGCCACAGGACAAAGTTTCT